A stretch of the Oncorhynchus clarkii lewisi isolate Uvic-CL-2024 chromosome 9, UVic_Ocla_1.0, whole genome shotgun sequence genome encodes the following:
- the LOC139417365 gene encoding zinc finger protein 64-like — protein MESFNGEGGNHVLVEVSPDIHICGFCKQQYNNFEVFLAHKQNGCHIPSSDISASNSAPTLTDSSTEFVFEETYQTCVMRGVKKILTKASKTPSKKLKPALTSKRRSCCFSGCSFKTQYGQKDMERHLKTHTGEKPFECELCHKRFSRRDKLNMHFRSHTGEKPHKCKYCPYAAADSSSLKKHLRIHYDERPFKCQICPYASRNSSQLTVHLRSHTGDAPFQCTRCEAKFKINSDLKRHIRIHSGEKPYKCDFCDYRCAMKGNLKSHVQIKHGTANSFRCPDCDFLCTSKTALRQHSREHQPTQPIQCSKCTYSCSSKGAFKVHERIHSEERPFKCDFCSFATKQRSNLVIHKKKKCHTDKPDTGVDGKRGKADVCNGEDLPKPVSSRYRTKLDATRAFCCDLCEASFVREDSLRSHRKQHQDSDSQQTLSLTLQPITSQHSVVTVSHVPRQDSHTTQIPLHQVPLTPLASDPLASYSSAQLQIIVSHPLGQEGSFLPLQAGLDFGQHTKGSTTVFLSPETQGMVVNCMSLMPIQQLGAQKQVEGGSLEPQTVLLTHLSLGDSRNPLHQALLQTAIASQDSSAHRSSTQTFITTCSDLEGLSALIQEGGTEVTVVTEGGNHSNIVAMATATSRFSPPDMKCSEGGPSEDLPKQAQVTVVQEFGDNGITTCEEDSSLMVPSISLGSQEVVIHGLPLVVTAQNQPVLEHLSVSTQNLYSVSDTHTIDGLQD, from the exons ATGGAATCATTTAACGGAGAGG GAGGGAACCATGTACTTGTGGAAGTGAGCCCAGATATCCACATTTGTGGGTTCTGTAAGCAGCAGTACAATAACTTTGAAGTCTTTCTGGCCCACAAGCAAAATGGCTGCCACATACCCTCCTCTGACATATCAGCATCTAACTCGGCACCTACTCTTACAG ATTCCAGCACAGAGTTTGTTTTTGAGGAAACCTACCAGACGTGTGTTATGAGAGGTGTCAAAAAGATTCTGACCAAAGCCTCTAAAACACCTTCCAAAAAATTAAAACCTGCCCTGACTTCAAAGAGGCGCAGCTGCTGTTTCTCAG GATGCTCTTTCAAGACACAGTACGGTCAGAAAGACATGGAGCGACATCTCAAAACACATACTG GTGAGAAGCCGTTTGAATGTGAGCTATGCCACAAGCGGTTCAGCCGGAGGGACAAGCTGAACATGCACTTCCGCTCccacacgggagagaagcctcACAAGTGCAAGTACTGTCCCTACGCTGCGGCCGACAGCAGCAGTCTGAAGAAACACCTCCGTATCCACTATGATGAGAGGCCCTTCAAGTGCCAGATCTGCCCCTATGCCAGCCGCAACTCCAGCCAGCTCACCGTGCACCTCCGTTCACACACTG GGGACGCACCTTTCCAGTGCACTCGGTGTGAAGCAAAGTTCAAGATCAACTCTGACCTGAAGAGGCACATCCGCATACACTCGGGTGAGAAGCCTTACAAGTGTGACTTCTGTGACTACCGCTGTGCCATGAAGGGCAACCTGAAATCACACGTCCAGATAAAACACGGCACGGCCAACTCCTTCCGCTGCCCTGACTGTGACTTTCTGTGCACCAGTAAGACAGCTCTGAGGCAGCACTCGCGAGAGCACCAGCCCACTCAACCCATCCAGTGCTCCAAGTGCACCTACTCCTGCTCCAGCAAGGGGGCGTTCAAGGTCCATGAGCGGATCCACTCTGAGGAGAGACCTTTTAAATGTGACTTCTGCAGTTTCGCCACCAAGCAGCGCAGCAACCTGGTCATCCACAAGAAGAAGAAGTGCCACACGGACAAGCCTGACACAGGTGTCGATGGAAAAAGAGGCAAAGCTGATGTCTGTAACGGAGAGGACCTTCCCAAGCCTGTGAGCTCCCGGTACCGGACCAAGCTGGACGCAACGCGGGCCTTCTGCTGTGACCTGTGCGAGGCGTCGTTCGTTCGTGAGGACTCTCTGCGCAGCCACAGGAAGCAGCACCAGGACTCAGACTCCCAACAGACTCTCTCTTTGACGCTCCAGCCCATCACCTCCCAGCACAGTGTTGTGACTGTGAGCCATGTACCCAGGCAAGACAGCCACACCACCCAAATCCCACTCCACCAGGTCCCCCTGACTCCACTGGCCTCGGACCCCCTGGCCTCCTACAGCAGTGCCCAGCTCCAAATCATAGTTTCCCACCCTCTGGGTCAGGAGGGCTCCTTCCTTCCCCTGCAGGCTGGGCTAGACTTTGGGCAGCACACCAAGGGATCCACCACGGTCTTCCTGAGCCCAGAGACCCAGGGCATGGTGGTCAACTGTATGAGCCTCATGCCCATACAGCAGCTAGGAGCTCAGAAACAGGTAGAGGGGGGCTCTCTGGAGCCTCAGACAGTCCTGCTGACACACCTCTCCCTAGGGGACAGCCGTAACCCTCTCCACCAGGCCCTACTTCAGACAGCCATCGCCTCCCAGGACTCCTCAGCCCACCGCAGCAGTACACAGACCTTCATCACCACCTGCTCAGATCTGGAGGGTCTCAGTGCTCTCATTCAGGAGGGGGGCACAGAGGTTACTGTGGTGACGGAGGGAGGGAACCACAGTAATATAGTCGCCATGGCAACGGCCACCTCCAGGTTTTCGCCCCCGGACATGAAGTGTAGCGAAGGTGGCCCCTCGGAAGACTTGCCCAAGCAGGCACAGGTAACAGTGGTGCAGGAGTTTGGGGACAATGGCATTACCACCTGTGAGGAGGACAGTAGTCTCATGGTCCCTAGCATCAGTTTAGGCAGCCAGGAAGTGGTCATCCACGGCTTGCCTCTGGTGGTGACTGCCCAGAATCAGCCTGTTCTAGAACACCTCTCAGTCTCTACACAGAACCTCTATTcagtgtcagacacacacaccattgatGGCCTCCAAGACTGA